A genomic region of Brevibacillus sp. JNUCC-41 contains the following coding sequences:
- a CDS encoding helix-turn-helix domain-containing protein, giving the protein MEGEKWGRRIRAFRKLKGYTQEGFAKEIGVSVSLLGEVERGNRSPSEAFLLEVAEILHVSIEELQPPEDK; this is encoded by the coding sequence TGAAAAATGGGGAAGGCGTATTCGCGCTTTTCGAAAGTTAAAGGGTTATACCCAGGAGGGATTTGCGAAAGAAATAGGCGTTTCTGTTTCCTTGTTGGGAGAAGTCGAACGAGGGAACCGCAGCCCTTCAGAAGCATTTTTACTGGAAGTGGCGGAAATTCTTCATGTTTCCATTGAGGAGCTTCAGCCACCAGAGGATAAATGA